In Glycine max cultivar Williams 82 chromosome 4, Glycine_max_v4.0, whole genome shotgun sequence, the genomic stretch AAAATTTATGATCGGAAAATACAGAAAACAAACTTATTTACACTGATAGTTTTTTATGACCATTAATAAGACAGTCAAAAACATATATTGTGACCTGAGAATAAACACTACATTAGTGTGCCAGGCGCTGCTTCATGTATATACGGATGAAATATaaggagaggaaaaaaaagaatgagCCATCTCAGCCTTTGCTGCACCCTACGCACATCCTTCCTTACAATTCTGAATAAAAAGGAGGATTTCCCTGGAACAGCACAGCAAAATTCATTGTGAAATTCTTACTCTTTGAAAGcttgcaattttaattttttttaagaagaaaaaagcttgcaactttaaaattaaaaaataagatttaccaaccaataataaaaatgcaaagatAATGGAGGGAGCAGGGGGATGGGAAAAAGATGAACTCTTTTGCCAAACAAAACATATGGCTCACCATCTCATGGTCAAGGATAAAAAACTCACATGTATGTTTCATACTTAAAgattagagtttaattttcatataccTTCAGTATAAAAGATTTTAAACTTTCAGCTAACTGAAAAACACGTTAGATATgactattaaaataataattataaaagtcaGCAATATTATCATATCATTTATGATATCTACCATGGGATGACTGTAGAAAAATCCTTACACTCtattctaataaattaaattattaagacTAAGACTACTCACCATGAAAATCTGGCTTAAGGAAGTTCAGTCCTCATCACTATCATACACAACCGCCATCCGCCGATGGGTGGTTATTTTCCTTGGAGAAGAGTCATCATCAGATTCAAATCCCTTCCTTTTGGCACTGCCTCTAAACTCCTTGCTCTTCTGCTTTGGTTCCtgcaaaaaaacatcaaaattgTATTGAAACCACAGCACAGCAATCAATCATGGTATCATCCTTATTTTCCACCCATACTTTTGACACTCATAAAAGTACAACAATTAGGCCAGGAATCACTACAAGAAAAccataaaaaaggaaacaatgtTGGGTCCTTTGAAAATGTTTGGATTTCATCCACAATTGTGACAAAGAAGAGAGCAGGTCATATGCATTAAATTGCTCACAAATGATACATTCATCATAAGAACACCCCCCTACAAGATGTACAAGCACAAAGAGGACACATGTACAGTagtcctataaaaaaaaaaaaaaaaaaaagcttcacaGTACAAACCAGAACACAGAATGGAAACATTATAAATGGGGAAGATTAAAAAATCTAGCAAACTGCATGAACTAATCACATGTAACATACCTTATTAACACTTAACAGTAAGGAAGTGCTGATAAGAAGCAATCTGAAACTATTCAGAAATAACTATATGGACCTACCCACCAAAGATAAAGctgactaattttttaaataaaataagcagtACCTCCTCTTCCCCATCATCTGATGCATCATTAACTTGTTCGGCTTCTTCATAgtgttcttcctcttcttcctcaTCCTCATACTCTGGCTCAGTATCCTCATCCCTCTTACGTGAAGGAGGCCTCTCATCTTCCTCCTCCTCAGTTTCATACTCAGACTCCTCTCTCTCATCATCTGGGTAACCCATTGGGTTCCGAGAGGATTTAGCAGGTGGGAAGGAAGACTTACGAGGGATATCTTTAGGTCCCCGTGACTAAAATTCCAGAAAATAACCCTCGTCAATGTAAATGTAAAAACAATCAACGTATGTACAAATTTCTGGAGACAGAAATAGTACCTTTTTAGCATTCATAATTCGTTTCTCTGCTCGGGCTTCCACTTCCAAATCATCCTCAAAGCGGCGCTGAGAACGATGATTATCATAATAGTCTGCTTCATCCTCCTGAAGGAAAGAAACCCGGATAAATAATGGAACTGACATAGTGTGAAGTACACATACTTACAGAAAACTACAGTAGATACATAAGCAAAAAAGAAACAGACATCTAGGGAGGAAACAAATCCTAAAACCATACCTCATCCAAAGCATCCTCTAAAAACCCAGGAGAAAGTTGACGCCTCCTCTCCACAGCTGGAGTATACTTCCGATTCACCTTCTCACGCTTTCGGTTAAGAAGCACATTAGCACGGATATTTTGACTTTCAGCCTATTAAAAATATAGAGAAATTAAATAATGGTACCCAAGAGACAATACAAGCATATAACTTGAATTATTGATAataccttctctttttcttctttttcccgCTCAGGATCAATGTCAGTAATGCAGTTTTTAACCTTAAAAGCCTTCTTATGCCTTGAGTCAACAAGGGCAGTCAGCAGCCGATGAGAATTTGATGACAAGGAAGATGGCATAAACCTCATTTTCCTTAATAACCTTCCTTGTGATTGGAGGATTCCCTGTAAGCATGAGAATAAAGAAAACCACTTCTTTAATAAAGAAATTTCTTGTAAACCTCATTGAGGGGAAACAGTAATGCATCAAGAAATCCATGGGAATAAAGAAATTCACCTTTCCATGTCTAAGGAAAAGATGTGCTTGATCATGCTGTGCATCTTGTACTGATATGTCAAGAACTTCATTCCCAATTAATAGCTGCAGGCTGCCATCAGACCATCTCACAAAGCGAGCGTTGCTTTCACACTACAGTAATACAAAATCTTTTTCGTAAGAGAATGTTATACTTCAATCTGATCATGAATGGCATTTTTTACTACAAAATAAGTGATGTAGCTCAATTTAAACTATTCTGGCCTAGAAGTTTGAAAAACAACTAGCAATAATAAGAACACATGCACCCATTTTGTCCACATTCTCACTCACATCCAGTAATGCAAAAGATAACAAATAGCACATTCACAATAAAAATTGTCTCCACCATCCCAACAGCAACAAATTACACACATTCAAAATAACTTGTCACAATTATTTTATGACATAATTAGAAGTGTAATGGTAGCAGAAAGGAACACAAAGACGGCAAGAAGAAGTTGCACACAAGAATATCAGAATCTCCTTCATCCCAATTCTTTAGAGTTAATGGAAACGGGTGACCATGGTGGAGTGCATAAGAAAGTACAATATTGTTACTTACAGATGTTGTGCCATCAGGATTTCTAGTAGTCCTCCAGCGTACAATATTGTTCTCCAAACGTATGCGTTTTCTGGTTCCAGATTCATCAGTTACAAAAGTATCCTCTTCCACATATGTTTTAGGATCAAAGGGTTTTGGATCAACACCCATAATATTGGAAACTTTAATCATGTTCATCTGCCATGAGAGagagattaaaaatttaaaatatgagtaGTTGAATATTGAAATTCAACATATCTTACCAGAATGCACATCATTACAAAAGGCAACATTTGTTATCATAATCTGAGATTGTTCAATTCCCATCTAATTAGCAACATTTCACCAACATGACATTGGGCAGTTATCAAGAAAATGTCCTAAAAGATACACTTCctcaaacatttcaaaatctGGACATTCACTCATACACACTACAGATGCCAACTTCTAAACCATAACGATGTGAACTATGCAAAAGGAGGtgaaattaattgtattttccAGCCACCaagttaaaactaatttaaaactaaaatataaaatacatgcTTCTCACTCAAATAAATAAACTGATTAATTAGAGGCAGACCTTTTCTGGAAGAGCTGGAGGTGGTCGTAATGGAACCTCTAACTCTAAGGGGGGGCCAAGTGGCTTCTCCTTAGTTTTTATCTCGATATTTTCATCCTCTGATTCATACTGATTATCTTCATCAGCGAGTATATCTTCAGGTCTCAGGTTCTTTCCGTAACTTCCTTCCTCCTCCACAGCATATCTCTGAGGCAGGAAATCACTTgtcattaattcttaaaaatttggGCAATTCACAGATAAATGAAAAATGGCACTATTGGAACCAGACACTCACATTCGAATCTTGTCTGATGTCCTGCTGAACTGCATACCCGATGTCctcctcttcatcatcatcaaaatcacCAAATACATCACGAATTTCAGGGGCCGCATGCAAGTCACGAGTCTCATCTTTTTCATCCCTGGGTGACCCACTACATTTTGAAAAAAGGACAAGTTATCAGTCTCAATACACATGTTATAGTTTCTTCACTTACACCATCTAACAATATCATCCCACACATAATCAAACCCAAAATTTCTGGCAACAAAAGTATATCTCACAACAAGCCTCCACAATCAACTCTTAATCTGAAATCGTGTCATTCATAATTCAACGATACAATTTGAAGGCAATTTTGAAGGTAAAGAACTTGTGAACATTAACACATGCATGCAAGAgcataagaattaagaaaacaTGAGAAATcagcaagaaaacaataaaaacatcAAAACCATGTGTGAATTATCATTCAGATACCTGGGGCTTCTGGCTTCATCCACTTCTTCCCCGTCATCATGGTGAGCGTACTGATTTTCCTCGGACCTCTCCGATCCGCTCTCCACGACGTCGTCCCTCCGCTTGCTCGTGACGCCATGCTGGCTATACCCGCCGTCCTTGGCATCACTATCCGAGTCTCTTCCCTCGCTCTCCTCTTCCCTCTCCACAACCTCCACCTCCTGCGAGCTCTGCTCCCTCTCGCCCTCGCTCTCACGGTCGGGCTCACCGTCTCCGTCGCTCTCGATCTCCACCTCGCCCTGGCCCTCCACCTCGCCCTCCTGCTCCCCCACCCCCTCCCCCTCGTcctgaaaaattgaaaagaaaaaaaaaaacacgaaaacTGTTAGGAAATGGTTCGGGATCCAAACGTGGCGTAAGGAAAAGGTTAGGGTTCGTGGAATTGGGGTGTACGGAGGGGTAATTGAGTTGCGGGTTTGATTCGTGCTCAGAATCAACGTCGAGCTCTTCCTCCTCCTCGGATTGGTCTCCGAAGAGGTTCTGCATCATCTGGTGCCGCTTCTCCTCGCCTCCCATGGCGGCTTCTTCGCTCTGGGAGTGAATCGGAGAAAGGAAAACCTAGATTGTTCTTCACTTCTTCAGAACCGTTTCAATTGGGAACCTGCGTTTGTTCTTTTCTGCTGTGTGCTCAGGAAACACACATGATGGGTCGCGTTTTCAATCTCAATAAATATAGTGATTATTCTATGCCCCTACGTAAATTGGCATGGCTGGTTAGAAAACTTTATCTCTTACAGGTTTGGGTAGGATATTGAGAATTTTTTAACCTAAAtcgataaaagaaaaaaaaaaactatttgtaAAATCTtgagtttggatttttttttataaacataatCCAAGAGTAAGAATGAGCatatgatgggagaactaaacaTGTCTCTCATATTGAGAAATGATTTTTGTGTGTCAagtataatcattttaaaattgaaggtttagttttttttcctcttttacaAATTGTTCATGATTGGGCAACATCAATACTCAATCTAGATTCAgaagtgaaaagagaaaaattgaaaattataggaATCATTTTTAGTCTTGATTTTTTTCCTTCGAACACAACTTCGTTTGCATAGGACAGTGTCAATGCCGACTTTCTGGTTCATTTGCAACTCTCTTGTTTGAGAATTCCATTCTTGGATTTCTTCCGTCCTTTGAACACAAGTTCTTCATTTGCATAGGACGATATCAATGTCGACTTTCTCGTTTATTTGCAATTCTCTTGTTCGAGAATTCCATTGTTGGATCTCCTTCATCATTTGAACACAACTTCTTCATTTGTGTGGGACGATGTCAATAAGGGTTTTGATGTACTTCATTGGATTTTGAAAGCAACAAATgttgtgtgggggggggggggatgtgTTTCGTTGGGGTTTGGGTGCATGTCATCGAGGTTCAGTAATGGTGGGGTAGGGGTACAATAGGGACTTTTTGGGATTTGGCATAAGTGCAAAAATGACAGCAATGTGGAGTTTGAATTTAGTAGGGTTGTTAATAAGCACATGGACGGTTAGGGTGGCGAGAAGGAGGAGTTAGGCAAGGTCAACCCTAGGATAAGACTAATAATGTTCAAACTTTAGGTCCACCAATAAaaggtttttttgttttagtctttataaaacGAAAATGTCATGTAAATTGACAAAAAGGTTTACATATAACTTTCTTgtttaaagcaaaaaaaaaaaaaaaaatccaagtttGCTTTAGGTCTTACTTATTGTTGGTTTGGCCAAAGGGGTTAAAGGTAAGGTGTGAAGGTGTAATTGTCATTGTGGTGGTTTCCATAATCTTTCATGCTTGCAATcaatgatgatgtgttgcactACAAGTGTGCAAGTGAAAAggtaaatcaagaaaaaaaaaagaaaaaaaaaatggaaaaaatcttaacaaacaatttaaaaataaacaaatataacaatCCAAAAAGACATTTCCATGGTGGAAGACATATTTAGGTCTCCCACCTTAGTATTtgtctaaaagtaaataaccAATTTAATGCTCAAAATGTCCTTAGATTTaacgaaataaataaaaaaaagtccaaAAACCATAATTCATATTGGGTCAGTTTGATCAAACTTATTTGTTGAAAatcacttattttaataaaataagcaatGTTATGTTTGTCTAAATTGCTTttgcttatttaaaaaaaataaatcatatctgcttatttaaaaaaattttaaaagtgcttattttatttatttatagtttaaatAAACTAGCCCATTGTGTAAGACCCTAAAATCATTGACTATCATCACTTAAGTCACATGTTGCATATAACTTTCGATTAAAGTGatggattatattttttaattttttttaattttgttaattctaATTATTAAAGTGACAGTGAATCACAATCCTAATgactaaaatgattattttactaaattttattatgatcCAATTTGGATTTAACTTAAAATctacaataaaaatgattttttagatTTGGACTTTATTTTAGAGGTTTGAATTGAATTTAGACCTTTTTATCCTAATTCACTATTGCAAGTAACTAGCATTGGACCGAATAATTCATTTTGTTACTTCTAAATTATGTTTGATAAAGTTCTATTATAATTCAATTGGGTTGGGTTATTGAATTAAATActtaataacataaatataaaaaattataaataaaataattgaaacaaaataaatattttatttccaaaGTTTGATTGCATTTATGTTTTTCCTTATATTGTAATTGTGTCAATTGGTTCCCTAAGTATCCTTCCATTTGCAACCAAGCCTCCCCTTAGTcatctattaaatatttatggaTAAATTATCACTTTTATCTCCAAATATGCAATGCAATGACAATTTAATCCCGGAAAGAATTACAATTCTAACTTAGTCattaaatgtgtaaaaagtgCTACAATCACATATTGTCACACAACTTAATGTCAAATTGGTcctaaaaagttataacttaaaGTTAATTTGATCCTTgaacattataatttaatgacatAATGGTCTTATGAAACTTAATAGATGATGTAATTGTCACACATTTcctaaactaaatttaaatttgtattcTTTTAAGGACTATATCATCACCACTTTACACTATTAGGAATGAAAGTGGTTATTTATTCAatgtttaatgaatttttttgacATGACATTAATTGATGATGCCGACATGATGTCATGTTGACATGATAGGTGACTTGGTATGCTTATATGACCCCTAATTTGGCTTAACGTTATAGACAAAAATGAtggaaaaaattacaaagtGTTTAAGTTGAATTTGAATTCATGTCCCACCACTCTAATAGTTTTCATTAAATCATTACCATAACATCATCCTTATCAAATATGAAAGTTATATAatagagtaaattacactaatatcgcttgaggttttttttcttttcaaaatgcaCACAATATCCTTCCTTTTTTCTATCCATGTAATAACCcccttaattatttaaacataattatacTAACATCTCTAATTGAGTAAAAAACATTACATTGTATACCCCTATAAAGGAGTTTGTTTTAAAGGTTAAAAAAACACATGGGTATCATTTGCTGTCTTGACAAATCTAAGGAATGTaactattatttactctatattatatataaattaaaaggtaGACCAAATTTTACTATTAtacttattaataaattaaaataatgtaaaatgcaaatatatttattattaattaaatatgtcattattattattattatatatagtaaatttttattgtgtactatatttcatttaatgatatatttacTACATtcgtttatatataattattgtattcATTTAATGACATATTTTGTGTTAAGtacaaataataatacatttattacacatatatttaataatatatacttcacatttattataataaaatataaatattctttCAACTAATTGATatctaataagaaaaataattaatttagctaATCGTTAAATGTATCAATTGTTTATATTACTCTTCCAAAATTAccatttatttctcttttccctTAATTGTTTCTCACCAAAGATAGAAagaatattgtaattaattaagagtattataagattaaaaaaatggataCATCAGACTTTAAGAAGATGatcttataaaaatgaataaataataaagtgaaAAGAGTCTTATATATAGGGTAAGAGgtagtatatattattaataaatataaatgatattattttatatattt encodes the following:
- the LOC100791454 gene encoding protein LEO1 homolog, translated to MGGEEKRHQMMQNLFGDQSEEEEELDVDSEHESNPQLNYPSDEGEGVGEQEGEVEGQGEVEIESDGDGEPDRESEGEREQSSQEVEVVEREEESEGRDSDSDAKDGGYSQHGVTSKRRDDVVESGSERSEENQYAHHDDGEEVDEARSPSGSPRDEKDETRDLHAAPEIRDVFGDFDDDEEEDIGYAVQQDIRQDSNRYAVEEEGSYGKNLRPEDILADEDNQYESEDENIEIKTKEKPLGPPLELEVPLRPPPALPEKMNMIKVSNIMGVDPKPFDPKTYVEEDTFVTDESGTRKRIRLENNIVRWRTTRNPDGTTSCESNARFVRWSDGSLQLLIGNEVLDISVQDAQHDQAHLFLRHGKGILQSQGRLLRKMRFMPSSLSSNSHRLLTALVDSRHKKAFKVKNCITDIDPEREKEEKEKAESQNIRANVLLNRKREKVNRKYTPAVERRRQLSPGFLEDALDEEDEADYYDNHRSQRRFEDDLEVEARAEKRIMNAKKSRGPKDIPRKSSFPPAKSSRNPMGYPDDEREESEYETEEEEDERPPSRKRDEDTEPEYEDEEEEEEHYEEAEQVNDASDDGEEEEPKQKSKEFRGSAKRKGFESDDDSSPRKITTHRRMAVVYDSDED